DNA from Flavobacteriales bacterium:
GTGTTTTTCTTTTTTTCATGTGAAAAAGAAACTGAAACAATAATAATACCTTCTAATATAAACACTACTCCAAACTCAAGTCAAATCAACAAATTCTTTGAGGATAATTTAGATGAAGCAACTCAAACCATTAATGTTAATAGCTCTGCATCTAACCAAAGTATTACCTCAGACAAAGGTATTGTCTATACCTTTGGCTCAAATACTTTCATCAACACTCTAGGCAATCCAGTAAATGGAAGTTTTAACATTGAGCTAGTTGAAGCATTAACTAAAAAAGAAATGATGCTGTTAAATCGACCAACATTTACTCATAGCGGGCGACTACTCGTTTCTGGCGGTGTTGTTTATTTAAACGCCACTCAAAATGGCCAACAACTCAGCATCAACGATAGCAACCCTGTAATGGTAAGTATTCCGACTGACAACTATATTCCTATGGATTTCTTCGATGGTAGTTTTGACAATCAAGGTGGATTCGGTTGGGACGAAAGTGAAGATGATACCGTTATCACCAATACTAATGGCAATGGACAGGATTCTACATTTTTTGAAGATTTCTTCAGCTTTGACTTTGAAATAGATTCGATTGGTTGGATAAACTGCGACTACTTCTATAACTCTGCCGACCCTTTAACACAAGTTGAGGTTGTTTTACCTGATACTTTTAACGGAGACAATTCGGCTGTTTTCATTTATTATAGCGATATTAATTCAGTAGCAAGTCTTAGTGACTACGATGCAGATGGTACATTCGATTTGGGAGCATCTTACTCAACACCAGTTGGTATGGAGGTTACCTTTGTAGTCATTTCGGAAAGTGATGGAACATTCTTTTACAACTTTGTAACAAGCACTATTACACAAGACCATGTGGAAGTTATTAGCGCACTTACATCAGTAACTGAAGCTGAGCTAGAAGTACTTCTCAATAATCTGTAAAAGAGTTAAAATATTTTAGAATTGTATTTTTCTGAATATTTAGGAGAAATACCTTTATAAAAGTCTTCTATTTTTTGAAGGTCTTTTTGGATTTCTCCACTTGGTTGAAACATTTCACCTATACCTGCTTCTTTTTTTGCATAATCAAGATAGGCAAGTGCTATGGGTATATTAGCACCAACTGCAATGTGATAAAATCCAAGTTTCCATTTTTCTACTTTTGAACGACTACCTTCAGGTGCAAGTCCTAAAACTAATCCATCAGAAGATTTAAACAATTCGATAGCATAAGCGACGAGATTATTATGTTTAGACCTATCCACAGGAATACCACCCAACAGGCGAAAAATCCAACCATAGGGAAAGCGAAACAATTGACTTTTACCAAGATATTTGGCTTCTATCTCAAGCATATATCCAAAACATCTGCCAATAATGAAATCCCAATTGCTAGTATGAGGAGAGACAATGATAACGTACTTTTTCTGAGTGGGAATATCACTCACCACCTTCCAACCCATAATATATAGTATCAGTTTTGAAACTATTTTTTTCATATCAATTATTCAAAAAATTCTTTTTTAAAATTTATCAAATGTAACTTTTTTGTTGTTCTTGTAAGGGCGGTATACAACCATCTAAAGTATTCTTTGCTTAGCATATCAGAAGTAAAATAGCCCTGTTCAACAAAGACATTTTCCCATTGTCCCCCTTGAGATTTATGGCACGTAATAGCATATGCAAATTTGACTTGCAAGGCGTTAAAATATGGGTTTTGCTTAATCTCTTTATTACGCTGAGCTCGTTTTGGGATATCTGCATAATCTTTAGCCACCTCATCGTACAATTTTTTATATTCTTCGTAAGTCATAGCGGGAGTCTCTGATGTTAAGGTATCTAATAAGACTATACATTCTAAATTTTCTTCATCTGGATAATCTACTAAGCGAACAGATATTCTTGCAAATCTGAAATCATACAACTCATTGATTTCATAAATTCTCATAACCTCAACCATATCACCATTGGCAATAAAGCCAGCCTTACTTCCCTCAGGTAACCAAAAATAATTATTCCTTACCACCATCAAAAAATCGCCGGTAGATATATCATCTTCTAATCCTCTAATGCGGGCTCTTATTTGTTGATTGTATAAATTAGCTCTTTTGTTGGAACGGCAAATTACAACTGTCCCTTCTACACCACTAATAGAATAGGCGTCTTCCAAAGCTTCTTGGATATCCATTCCAACATCTAATCTCACCACCTCGCTATTGCACTTGACATGTGGTAAGTCAAAATCATTAGCACTAATTTTATCTCGTAAATGAGTAGCGTTTTCTAAAACCATAGAAGATGATTGTTGCCGAACAACTTGAGTCAATTCTGCAGAATAAACATCTTTTCTGTAGGTAATGCCTAATAAATTTTCATCGAGAGCAGGACTAATATCAAGGTTTACAGGAGGTAATTGAGCTGTATCACCAATTAAAATTAACTTGCACATTACGCCAGAATAAACGTACTCAATTAAATCGTCAAGTAGCACCCTCCCACCAAAACCTTTATCCGAGGCATCAGGAATCATTGAAGCCTCGTCTACTACAAAAATAGTATTGGTATGCTTATTTTCTTGTAAAGTAACATAGGTATTACCTTGAGAATTGGTACGCATCCAATAAATTTTTTTGTGAATCGTAAAAGCACTTTTCTTTGAGTACACAGACAATACTTTAGCTGCTCGACCTGTTGGCGCTAGTAAAACTACTTTTTTACCTACAGACCATAAACTATTTATTAGTGAACTTACAAGGGTTGTTTTGCCTGTCCCAGCATAACCTTTCAGTAAAAACAAACTGTTGGAAGATGAATTTTCTACAAATTCGGATAACTGATTTATAAGCTCGGATTGTTGAGAGGTCGGCTCAAAAGGGAATTTATTATTTAAAAGTTGGATTAATTTTGTGCTATTCATTGGTATTATGAAGTAGATACAAAACTACCAAAATATCCTTAAAAAAATTGTAGCTTTGCCAGTGCTAACTTATTTGAAGAATCATGAATAGAAAAACAACACAATTAATACTTTGGCCCGTTATTATAATATTAGCTTGGCTAGTATACAGAAGTCCAATCAGTTTGAAAGAATTTCAGGAAGAAACTAACTTCCGTAAATCCGCAGTTATTCAGGATTTAAAAGA
Protein-coding regions in this window:
- a CDS encoding AAA family ATPase, which encodes MNSTKLIQLLNNKFPFEPTSQQSELINQLSEFVENSSSNSLFLLKGYAGTGKTTLVSSLINSLWSVGKKVVLLAPTGRAAKVLSVYSKKSAFTIHKKIYWMRTNSQGNTYVTLQENKHTNTIFVVDEASMIPDASDKGFGGRVLLDDLIEYVYSGVMCKLILIGDTAQLPPVNLDISPALDENLLGITYRKDVYSAELTQVVRQQSSSMVLENATHLRDKISANDFDLPHVKCNSEVVRLDVGMDIQEALEDAYSISGVEGTVVICRSNKRANLYNQQIRARIRGLEDDISTGDFLMVVRNNYFWLPEGSKAGFIANGDMVEVMRIYEINELYDFRFARISVRLVDYPDEENLECIVLLDTLTSETPAMTYEEYKKLYDEVAKDYADIPKRAQRNKEIKQNPYFNALQVKFAYAITCHKSQGGQWENVFVEQGYFTSDMLSKEYFRWLYTALTRTTKKLHLINFKKEFFE
- a CDS encoding lysophospholipid acyltransferase family protein, which translates into the protein MKKIVSKLILYIMGWKVVSDIPTQKKYVIIVSPHTSNWDFIIGRCFGYMLEIEAKYLGKSQLFRFPYGWIFRLLGGIPVDRSKHNNLVAYAIELFKSSDGLVLGLAPEGSRSKVEKWKLGFYHIAVGANIPIALAYLDYAKKEAGIGEMFQPSGEIQKDLQKIEDFYKGISPKYSEKYNSKIF